One Oryza sativa Japonica Group chromosome 8, ASM3414082v1 DNA window includes the following coding sequences:
- the LOC4345167 gene encoding alpha-soluble NSF attachment protein 2, which yields MGDHEARGDDFEKKAEKKLSGWGIFGSKYEDAADLFDKGANSFKLAKNWSRAAQVYIKIANCHLKGDSKHEAASAYVEAANCYKKFSPQEAAQALNQAVDLFLEIGRLNMAARYCKDIGEIYHQEQDLEKASDYLEKSADLFDSEGQSSQSNSIKQKVAEIAAQLEQYQKANEIFEAIARQQINNNLLKYSVRGILLNAGICQLCRGDVVAITNSMERYQDIDPTFSGTREYKLLSDLAAAMEEGDVAKFTDAIKEFDSMTRLDPWKTTLLLRAKNELKKKEDDEDDLT from the exons atggGGGACCACGAGGCCCGCGGGGATGACTTCGAGAAGAAGGCGGAGAAGAAGCTCTCCGGGTGGGGGATCTTCGGCTCCAAGTacgaggacgccgccgacctCTTCGACAAGGGGGCCAACTCCTTCAAGCTCGCCAAGAACT ggAGCAGAGCTGCACAAGTGTACATCAAGATTGCTAACTGCCATTTGAAG GGTGACAGTAAGCATGAAGCTGCCTCAGCTTATGTCGAGGCGGCAAATTGCTATAAAAAGTTCTCTCCTCAAG AGGCTGCACAAGCGCTAAACCAGGCTGTTGATCTTTTCTTGGAAATTGGTAGATTGAACATGGCTGCAAGATATTGTAAG GACATTGGTGAGATATATCATCAAGAACAAGATTTAGAGAAGGCTTCAGATTACCTGGAAAAATCGGCTGATCTTTTTGACAGTGAGGGGCAATCATCTCAATCAAACAGTATCAAGCAGAAAGTTGCAGAAATTGCTGCTCAGTTGGAACA ATACCAGAAGGCAAATGAGATATTTGAAGCAATTGCTCGCCAACAAATCAACAATAATCTTCTTAAGTACAGTGTCAGAGGTATTCTCCTCAACGCAGGCATTTGTCAGCTATGCAGAGGTGATGTTGTTGCTATCACAAATTCAATGGAGCGATATCAG GATATTGACCCAACATTCTCGGGGACACGAGAATACAAGCTTTTATCT GATCTTGCTGCAGCTATGGAGGAAGGAGATGTTGCCAAGTTCACTGATGCCATTAAGGAATTTGACAGCATGACACGTCTG GACCCCTGGAAAACAACCCTCCTCCTCAGGGCAAAGAATGAGCTGAAGAAAAAGGAGGATGACGAGGATGATCTAACCTAA